One Syngnathus acus chromosome 13, fSynAcu1.2, whole genome shotgun sequence genomic window carries:
- the ttc36 gene encoding tetratricopeptide repeat protein 36: MASEHDRAVLQAIFSPNTPFEDVPGLDQEQDLTDDDGPFDADSLRQVKDLESRGVSAAEAGDLQGALELFGRAMQVLPRRASPYNNRAQTLRLQGNTAGALADLDRAVSLSGGRGRTACQALVQRGLLHRLAGQDDKALQDFREAAELGSEFARQQAVLLNPYAALCNKMLRQVIGKLRNPDGCEPSL, from the exons ATGGCATCGGAGCACGACCGAGCGGTGCTGCAGGCCATCTTCAGCCCCAACACCCCATTTGAGGACGTCCCCGGCCTGGACCAGGAGCAGGACCTAACAGATGACG ACGGCCCCTTTGACGCAGACTCACTGAGGCAAGTAAAGGACTTGGAGAGTCGCGGGGTGTCTGCGGCCGAGGCGGGGGATTTGCAAGGAGCCCTTGAGCTGTTCGGACGGGCCATGCAAGTTCTGCCCCGCCGGGCGTCACCCTACAACAACCGGGCGCAGACCCTGCGACTGCAGGGCAACACGGCAG GTGCTCTGGCGGACTTGGACCGAGCTGTTTCGCTGAGCGGGGGCCGCGGGCGGACGGCCTGCCAGGCGCTGGTGCAGCGGGGCCTCCTGCACAGACTGGCGGGACAGGACGACAAAGCGCTCCAGGACTTCCGGGAGGCGGCGGAGCTCGGCAGCGAGTTTGCCCGCCAGCAGGCGGTGCTGCTGAATCCGTACGCGGCGCTTTGCAACAAGATGCTACGCCAGGTCATCGGCAAGCTACGCAACCCCGACGGGTGCGAGCCGTCACTTTAG
- the LOC119132680 gene encoding F-box only protein 40, with translation MPAVRHEHCEHCYAIRCPAPSWLSLGCAVVRCPNDCGASLHACKEDEHRLLCPNETVPCLNAGYGCPLSMPRHRRARHLEACPASVVGCSQQWNRWPVPDNDLTFYRNVSRESQRQLDVALALRDQELLFKSIKMKSVFPELTDPEDIDVGVTREDLCSASAGDTQNVCAKMMEEEASDELDRESLQKYSSWERILKKEMNGEQTSKNAAKTEESGKKMEAVRESSSCENRISGLAPWQDGVLEKLGKEANIGEYNMYLVHNGAMLINFGQLAACTPREKDFVYGSLEPIEVKSVRSFNVPSSYRAKRWHLKDPNRKTEVAHRSADTADLDVSFEELPKCEEVSVTLLCCLEKEFKGHQISESTGLDGLYVNVGTQTYNLDGAPFQAEASLADAVAGKAACLHVRTQTESVTRRHNRTSSVFSYTCGLFFRRDEYPSHFRNVHSEIQAGLGGWFLQRCPLAYLGCTFAQTRFRPDGQPAEVKYHRGVDKMVIRPDVPRELLEGTKASNPPDRLSHLPVEILRHVAGYLDSFALSQLSQVSRPMREVCGTLLQSRGMVSLKWEKKTYSHGRSSWKSRKKVWEFSSLFCPVERWHLSDTPSVAVHLRTCPYYQTERRTEPVALSGLLEVCTEEDH, from the exons ATGCCAGCGGTCCGCCACGAGCACTGCGAGCACTGCTACGCCATCCGCTGCCCGGCGCCGTCGTGGCTCTCCCTGGGCTGCGCGGTGGTCCGCTGCCCCAACGACTGCGGCGCCTCCCTTCACGCCTGCAAAGAGGACGAGCACCGCCTTCTGTGCCCCAACGAGACGGTTCCTTGCCTCAACGCCGGCTACGGCTGCCCGTTGAGCATGCCGCGGCATCGGCGGGCCCGCCACCTGGAGGCGTGTCCCGCCAGCGTGGTCGGCTGCTCTCAGCAGTGGAACCGCTGGCCCGTTCCGGACAATGACTTGACGTTCTACAGGAACGTGTCCCGAGAAAGCCAACGGCAGCTCGATGTCGCCTTGGCGCTGAGGGATCAAGAGCTGCTGTTCAAGTCCATCAAGATGAAGAGCGTTTTCCCGGAGTTGACGGATCCCGAAGATATCGACGTTGGGGTCACGAGGGAGGATTTATGTTCGGCTTCTGCTGGAGATACACAGAATGTCTGCGCAAAGATGATGGAAGAGGAAGCGAGTGATGAGCTGGACAGGGAAAGTCTTCAGAAGTACAGCTCCTGGGAGAGAATACTCAAGAAGGAGATGAACGGTGAGCAGACCAGCAAAAATGCAGCTAAAACGGAGGAGAGCGGGAAGAAAATGGAGGCAGTGAGAGAAAGTTCCTCATGCGAGAACAGAATATCCGGCCTGGCACCTTGGCAAGACGGCGTCTTGGAGAAGTTAGGCAAGGAGGCCAACATCGGCGAGTACAACATGTACCTGGTGCACAACGGAGCCATGCTCATCAACTTCGGACAGCTGGCCGCCTGCACCCCTAGGGAGAAGGACTTTGTTTACGGGAGCCTGGAACCCATCGAAGTCAAGTCCGTCCGCTCCTTCAACGTCCCTAGCAGCTACCGAGCCAAGCGCTGGCACCTGAAGGACCCCAACCGCAAAACAGAAGTGGCGCACCGGAGCGCCGACACGGCCGATCTGGACGTCTCGTTCGAGGAGCTCCCAAAGTGCGAAGAGGTAAGCGTCACGTTGCTGTGCTGTCTGGAGAAAGAATTCAAAGGGCATCAGATCTCGGAGAGCACCGGTTTGGACGGTCTCTACGTCAACGTCGGGACGCAAACGTACAACTTGGACGGCGCGCCGTTCCAGGCCGAGGCGTCGCTCGCAGACGCGGTCGCCGGTAAAGCAGCGTGTCTCCACGTCCGTACGCAAACCGAGTCTGTGACTAGAAGACACAACAGGACCAGCTCGGTCTTCAGCTACACGTGCGGCCTCTTCTTCCGCCGCGACGAGTACCCCTCGCACTTCCGCAACGTGCACTCCGAAATCCAGGCCGGCCTCGGCGGCTGGTTCCTGCAACGTTGCCCCCTGGCTTACCTCGGCTGCACTTTTGCCCAAACGAGGTTTCGCCCGGACGGCCAACCGGCTGAGGTCAAATACCACCGCGGCGTGGATAAGATGGTCATCCGGCCAGACGTCCCGCGGGAGCTGCTCGAGGGTACCAAAGCGTCAAATCCCCCGGATCGTTTGAGCCACTTGCCTGTGGAGATCCTCCGGCACGTCGCCGGATACTTGGACTCGTTCGCCTTGTCGCAGTTGTCACAGGTGTCGCGTCCGATGAGAGAGGTGTGCGGCACTTTATTGCAGAGCCGAGGGATGGTCTCCCTCAAGTGGGAGAAGAAGACGTATTCCCACGGGAGGAGTTCCTGGAAGAGCCGAAAGAAA GTTTGGGAATTCAGCTCGCTGTTTTGCCCCGTGGAGCGATGGCACTTGAGCGACACGCCCTCCGTGGCGGTGCACCTCCGAACGTGCCCCTACTACCAGACGGAGCGGCGCACGGAGCCCGTGGCTTTAAGTGGCCTGCTGGAAGTCTGCACGGAGGAAGATCATTAG